From one Caldithrix abyssi DSM 13497 genomic stretch:
- a CDS encoding DivIVA domain-containing protein encodes MKLTPIDIKKQEFKTALRGYDRVEVETYLEYVAEEYERLLQNNQRLEKEVGALKAELRHYKDVEKTLKQTLYEVQQTSQLSKKTSEKEAELIRREAEVQAKKMIEDARAEVSVLKRELADLKQQKDSLITRLRYLLSSQLELLEILETDDAQLDKLKSKTHQVFKGSKRALPVQEKSTKKTAPAEKEPEINIQNDKTPAAPKPEKKQAKSSEEKNSKKSADFFKDIFGDDLDDFLK; translated from the coding sequence TTGAAGTTAACACCCATCGACATCAAAAAGCAGGAATTTAAAACCGCCCTGCGCGGCTACGACCGCGTGGAAGTGGAAACCTATCTCGAATATGTGGCGGAAGAATACGAACGTCTGTTGCAAAACAACCAGCGTCTGGAAAAAGAAGTCGGCGCTTTAAAGGCGGAACTACGCCATTACAAGGACGTGGAAAAGACGTTAAAACAAACCCTGTACGAAGTACAACAAACCTCTCAACTGTCCAAAAAGACTTCGGAAAAGGAAGCGGAATTGATCCGGCGCGAAGCCGAAGTACAGGCTAAAAAGATGATCGAAGATGCGCGTGCGGAAGTGAGCGTTTTAAAACGCGAACTGGCCGACTTAAAACAGCAAAAAGATTCCTTAATCACGCGCCTGCGTTATTTGCTCTCTTCGCAACTGGAACTGCTGGAAATTTTAGAAACGGACGATGCGCAACTGGATAAATTAAAAAGCAAAACACACCAGGTGTTTAAAGGTTCTAAACGCGCCCTGCCGGTTCAGGAAAAATCCACAAAAAAAACGGCTCCTGCGGAAAAAGAACCGGAAATTAATATTCAGAACGACAAAACGCCTGCCGCCCCGAAACCAGAAAAAAAGCAGGCGAAATCGTCTGAAGAAAAAAATTCAAAAAAGAGCGCCGATTTTTTTAAAGACATCTTCGGCGATGATCTGGACGATTTTTTAAAATGA
- a CDS encoding purine-nucleoside phosphorylase: MISREAYLQQISEAHDFIRGKIENDPQIGIILGTGLGGLVKEIEIAQEIPYQQIPHFPVSTVESHEGKLIFGTLGGKQVMAMQGRFHYYEGYSMQQITFPVRIMKKLGIKTLLISNASGGMNPLFRKGDLMLIEDHINLLGTNPLIGQNLDEFGPRFPDMSEPYSRRLIALAEDVALENKIKVQKGVFIAVPGPSLETRAEYRFLRAAGADVVGMSTVPEVIVANHQKMEVLGISVITDECFPEALEPVDVEEIIRVAGQTEPKLTLIMREVVKRL; encoded by the coding sequence ATGATTAGTCGGGAAGCCTATCTTCAGCAAATTAGCGAAGCCCATGATTTTATCAGGGGCAAAATTGAAAACGACCCGCAGATCGGGATTATTTTAGGAACCGGGCTGGGCGGTCTGGTCAAGGAGATCGAAATCGCACAGGAAATTCCCTATCAGCAAATTCCCCACTTCCCCGTTTCTACGGTGGAAAGTCACGAGGGCAAGCTGATCTTTGGCACGCTGGGCGGAAAACAGGTCATGGCCATGCAGGGGCGTTTTCATTATTATGAAGGCTACTCCATGCAGCAGATCACCTTTCCGGTGCGCATCATGAAAAAACTGGGCATTAAAACGCTGCTCATTTCCAATGCCAGCGGCGGCATGAATCCGCTGTTCCGCAAAGGAGATTTAATGCTGATCGAAGACCATATCAATTTGCTGGGCACCAATCCCCTGATCGGCCAGAATCTGGACGAGTTCGGTCCGCGTTTTCCGGACATGTCCGAGCCCTATTCCAGACGGTTAATCGCTCTGGCCGAGGATGTGGCTCTTGAAAACAAGATTAAAGTTCAGAAGGGCGTTTTTATTGCCGTTCCCGGGCCCAGCCTGGAAACGCGCGCCGAATATCGCTTTTTACGGGCGGCGGGCGCCGACGTGGTTGGCATGTCCACGGTTCCGGAGGTAATTGTGGCCAATCACCAGAAGATGGAAGTGCTTGGTATTTCGGTTATTACCGACGAATGTTTTCCGGAAGCGCTGGAGCCGGTTGATGTGGAAGAGATCATTCGCGTTGCCGGACAAACAGAACCGAAATTGACGCTGATCATGCGCGAAGTGGTTAAACGACTGTAG
- the ileS gene encoding isoleucine--tRNA ligase: MNGVEEKMFKEVKKNLQLPEIEKRVLEFWKKHRIFEKSVEEREGKAKYIFYEGPPTANGKPGIHHVMSRTVKDVICRFKTMEGYQVPRKAGWDTHGLPVEIAVEKEMGITNKKEIEKIGIEKFNNACKELVNRHIEMKEGWRTLTDRMGYWIDLEHAYITYKNEYIESVWWAIKQIFDKGLIYRDFKIVPQSPTIETPLSSHELSLGYKEVKDPNCYIKVKILESPKKELQNAHLLVWTTTPWTLISNVAMAVGPDIDYVLVKNTRKIKTKEGEKTLTDLLVLAEARLQVLDGEYEILARFKGKELFGTVYEQIFEFLPIDRQKYPNALTVLTADFVSTDDGSGIVHIAPAFGQDDYDMSKKYNLPFLQPVTPGGRFTDEVGEFSGRTVKTFQYTDHVEEGVDKDVVAGLKKRGKLYRNTFDYVHSYPHCWRTDNPIIYYARESWFIDSPKYKDQMIALNKTINWNPKEIGPGRFGNWLEDVKEWSLSRDRYWGTPLPLWVSEDGEDIMAIGSIEELKEGWYEKEDGSRVPVSEMEEQIDLHRPFVDRIIFEKDGKIYRRTPEIVDVWFDSGSMPFAQFHYPFENTELFESSFPADFIAEGIDQTRGWFYTLHNIATVLFNKPAFKNIIVNELILDKDGQKMSKSRGNVVYPMEMMDKYGADALRWYFMIVSPPWIPKKFDEAGLQEVVRRFFSTLLNVYSFFVMYANLDGYSGKEEAVPFEERPEIDRWILSRLYTVVEQVRKSLDNYDITRAVRALNDYMIDDVSNWYVRRNRRRFWKAEAGADKLAAYQTLHEVLLTFVKLMAPVAPFIAEEIYLNLKQENDPMSVHLADFPELDEALQKRRDASLEKAMSLVQKIVSTIRALRNDKQLRVRQPLSRALIYTPFKQERENILKMADIIKEEVNIKNLELIDDDTSIVERKAKPNFKVLGAKVGKLMSQLKGVITGFNSDKIRELEEKGFIHVFIDNHELKLEKEDVIISSEAKGNFAVFAEDQLTIALDLTLTPELLEEGFAREFVNRVQNLRKEFGFEVTDHIKIEVDGLPEEKKMALERQKSYIKNETLAEDLIFVRLNEESAKEVKIDAFSFKINLVKI; this comes from the coding sequence ATGAATGGAGTGGAAGAGAAGATGTTTAAGGAAGTGAAAAAAAACCTGCAATTACCAGAAATCGAAAAACGCGTTTTAGAGTTCTGGAAAAAACATAGAATTTTCGAAAAATCCGTTGAAGAACGCGAAGGCAAAGCAAAATACATCTTTTACGAAGGCCCGCCAACGGCCAATGGCAAACCGGGCATTCACCATGTGATGTCGCGAACGGTTAAAGACGTGATTTGCCGCTTTAAGACCATGGAAGGTTATCAGGTGCCGCGTAAGGCGGGTTGGGATACGCACGGCCTGCCGGTGGAAATTGCGGTGGAAAAAGAGATGGGCATTACCAATAAAAAAGAAATTGAAAAAATCGGCATCGAAAAATTCAACAATGCCTGTAAAGAACTGGTAAACCGCCATATCGAAATGAAGGAAGGCTGGCGCACGCTTACCGATCGCATGGGCTACTGGATCGATCTGGAGCACGCCTACATCACCTACAAAAACGAATACATTGAATCGGTGTGGTGGGCGATTAAACAAATTTTCGATAAGGGACTGATCTATCGCGATTTTAAAATCGTGCCCCAGTCGCCGACTATCGAAACGCCGTTAAGCTCCCATGAGCTTTCGCTGGGCTACAAAGAGGTCAAAGACCCCAATTGTTACATCAAAGTAAAAATTCTGGAATCGCCCAAAAAAGAGCTGCAGAATGCGCACCTGTTGGTATGGACGACCACGCCCTGGACGCTTATTTCCAATGTGGCCATGGCCGTTGGGCCGGACATCGATTACGTGCTGGTCAAAAACACGCGTAAAATCAAAACCAAAGAGGGCGAAAAAACGTTAACCGACCTGCTGGTGCTGGCCGAAGCCAGATTGCAGGTGCTGGACGGCGAATACGAAATTTTAGCGCGCTTTAAAGGCAAGGAGCTTTTTGGGACGGTTTACGAACAAATTTTCGAATTTTTACCCATCGACCGCCAGAAATACCCCAATGCGCTTACGGTTTTAACCGCCGATTTCGTCTCTACCGATGACGGTTCGGGCATTGTGCACATTGCGCCAGCCTTTGGACAGGACGACTACGACATGTCTAAAAAATACAACCTGCCCTTTTTACAACCGGTTACTCCGGGCGGACGCTTTACCGATGAGGTGGGCGAATTTTCCGGACGAACGGTCAAAACCTTCCAGTACACCGATCACGTGGAAGAAGGCGTGGACAAAGACGTGGTGGCCGGTTTAAAAAAGCGCGGCAAATTGTACCGCAACACCTTTGACTATGTGCACAGCTACCCACATTGCTGGCGTACCGACAATCCGATCATCTACTACGCACGCGAATCGTGGTTTATCGATTCGCCCAAATACAAAGATCAGATGATCGCGCTGAACAAGACCATCAACTGGAACCCGAAAGAGATTGGCCCCGGCCGTTTTGGCAACTGGCTGGAAGACGTTAAAGAGTGGTCGCTTTCTCGCGATCGTTACTGGGGCACGCCCCTGCCGCTGTGGGTTAGCGAAGACGGCGAAGACATTATGGCCATCGGCTCCATCGAAGAGTTAAAAGAGGGCTGGTACGAAAAAGAAGACGGCTCGCGCGTACCAGTCTCCGAAATGGAAGAGCAGATCGATTTACACCGCCCGTTTGTGGACCGGATTATTTTCGAAAAAGACGGCAAAATTTACCGTCGCACCCCGGAAATTGTGGACGTGTGGTTCGATTCCGGCTCCATGCCCTTTGCTCAGTTCCACTATCCGTTCGAAAACACAGAACTGTTTGAGAGCAGTTTTCCGGCCGATTTCATTGCCGAGGGCATCGACCAGACGCGCGGCTGGTTTTACACCCTGCACAATATCGCCACGGTGCTATTCAACAAACCGGCTTTTAAAAACATCATTGTCAACGAACTGATTTTAGATAAAGACGGGCAGAAGATGAGCAAGTCGCGCGGCAACGTGGTTTACCCGATGGAGATGATGGACAAGTACGGCGCCGACGCTTTGCGCTGGTACTTTATGATCGTCAGCCCGCCGTGGATTCCCAAAAAATTTGACGAGGCCGGCCTGCAAGAAGTGGTAAGACGTTTCTTTTCCACATTACTCAATGTTTATTCCTTTTTTGTGATGTACGCCAACTTAGACGGCTATTCCGGCAAAGAAGAAGCCGTGCCCTTCGAAGAGCGGCCAGAAATCGACCGCTGGATTCTCTCGCGCTTGTACACCGTGGTTGAGCAGGTTCGCAAAAGCCTGGATAATTACGATATTACGCGCGCCGTGCGGGCTTTGAACGACTACATGATCGACGATGTGTCTAACTGGTACGTACGACGCAACAGAAGGCGCTTCTGGAAGGCGGAAGCCGGCGCCGATAAGCTGGCCGCCTATCAAACCCTGCACGAGGTTCTGCTGACCTTTGTTAAATTGATGGCGCCCGTTGCGCCCTTTATTGCCGAGGAAATTTATCTGAACCTGAAACAGGAAAATGATCCGATGAGCGTACATCTGGCCGATTTTCCGGAACTGGACGAGGCGTTACAAAAACGACGCGATGCCTCTTTAGAAAAGGCCATGTCCCTGGTTCAGAAGATCGTTTCCACCATCCGCGCCCTGCGTAACGACAAACAGCTTCGCGTGCGCCAGCCATTGAGCCGGGCGTTGATTTACACGCCTTTTAAACAGGAGCGCGAGAACATCCTGAAAATGGCCGACATCATTAAAGAGGAAGTTAATATTAAAAATCTGGAACTTATTGACGATGATACTTCTATTGTTGAACGAAAAGCTAAACCCAACTTTAAGGTGCTGGGAGCGAAAGTCGGCAAATTAATGAGCCAGCTCAAAGGCGTGATCACCGGTTTTAATAGCGATAAAATCAGGGAGCTGGAAGAAAAAGGCTTTATCCATGTGTTCATTGACAACCATGAATTAAAATTAGAAAAAGAAGACGTCATCATTTCTTCCGAGGCAAAAGGCAATTTTGCGGTATTTGCCGAAGATCAACTGACGATTGCTCTGGATTTAACGCTGACTCCGGAACTTCTGGAAGAGGGTTTTGCCCGTGAATTTGTCAATCGCGTTCAAAATCTGCGCAAAGAGTTCGGTTTTGAAGTCACCGATCACATTAAGATTGAAGTCGATGGCCTGCCGGAGGAAAAGAAAATGGCATTGGAACGTCAAAAATCTTACATTAAAAATGAAACGCTTGCCGAAGATTTAATCTTTGTGCGTTTGAACGAAGAATCGGCAAAAGAAGTCAAAATCGACGCTTTTTCATTTAAAATCAATTTAGTTAAAATTTAA
- a CDS encoding DUF3467 domain-containing protein: MGQQFPEKQINIELGEQEAEGIYSNLVLISHSPAEFVFDFTRILPGKPKAKVYARIVMAPQHAKSLLKALEENIRKYEAQFGEIVIHGMDHKDKNIGFQTDK, encoded by the coding sequence ATGGGACAACAATTTCCTGAAAAGCAAATCAACATCGAACTGGGCGAGCAAGAAGCCGAAGGCATTTACAGCAATCTGGTGCTCATTTCACACTCTCCGGCCGAATTTGTTTTTGATTTTACTCGAATTTTGCCCGGAAAGCCAAAAGCAAAAGTTTACGCCAGGATTGTAATGGCTCCGCAACACGCCAAATCGCTGCTTAAAGCTCTGGAAGAAAACATTCGCAAATATGAAGCGCAGTTTGGCGAAATCGTCATACACGGCATGGATCATAAAGATAAAAACATTGGCTTCCAGACGGACAAATAG
- the dnaG gene encoding DNA primase, translating into MGKINPLKIDEIRGAVNIVHYISRFVSLKKAGQNYKGLCPFHTEKTPSFVVSPAKQIFHCFGCGKGGNIYTFIMEYEKLSFFEALRRAAEFAGIPLPEEDLEAKTRERTYFEKLYEINETAARYFEDNLFKREFKNWLDYFKQRGLSERTIKKFQLGYAPDSKSGLLEVFKKKNVDLAEAEKLGLVARSFYNDAFIDKFRHRVMFPFHNLSGKIIGFGGRQLRSDQQPKYLNSPESPIYKKGSILYGLYQAINRIREEDLVILVEGYFDLLQLVEHGQTNVVATSGTALTDYQARLIGRYTQKVLLLYDGDDAGRKAALRNGYILEKNGLNAFIAALPADEDPDSFLRKNGLKALEPYLKSQLTPVEFEINMFYEENPKPSLQAKNQFVSQLLENLLELNDPLKTGLYLPLVSDLLQINEDLLVEQFKKLERQRRRWKKAETVSPEIPTETEDRVHRGQYLAEAGVVYLLLNGEERVRNFLLSQLSYDLFENPSFIEVYEAILNELDEVGKVDKSEILSQFQEAVDVQAALSALDLMEFNDPLKFARDCIFQLKKWTLEKQAQEIQELIRSDHESQDALAHYTVELMRVRKELNRLVKDHRAGSGDF; encoded by the coding sequence ATGGGAAAAATCAATCCTTTAAAAATAGACGAGATTCGCGGCGCGGTTAATATTGTTCATTATATTTCGCGTTTTGTTTCTTTAAAGAAAGCCGGGCAAAACTACAAAGGTCTTTGCCCCTTTCATACGGAAAAGACGCCTTCCTTTGTGGTCAGTCCGGCCAAACAGATTTTTCACTGTTTCGGCTGCGGTAAGGGCGGCAATATCTACACTTTTATTATGGAGTACGAAAAGCTCTCTTTTTTTGAAGCCCTGCGCCGCGCGGCCGAATTTGCCGGCATTCCGCTTCCCGAAGAAGACCTGGAGGCCAAAACCAGAGAGCGCACATATTTCGAAAAACTGTACGAGATCAATGAAACGGCTGCCCGCTATTTTGAAGACAATCTTTTTAAGCGTGAATTTAAAAACTGGCTGGATTATTTTAAACAACGTGGGCTTTCCGAGCGCACCATTAAAAAATTTCAACTGGGATATGCGCCCGATTCCAAATCCGGTTTGTTAGAAGTGTTTAAGAAAAAGAATGTGGACCTGGCCGAAGCTGAAAAATTGGGCCTGGTGGCCCGCAGTTTTTACAATGATGCTTTTATCGATAAGTTCAGACACCGCGTGATGTTCCCCTTTCATAATCTCAGCGGAAAAATTATTGGTTTTGGCGGACGGCAATTGCGCAGCGACCAGCAGCCTAAATATCTTAACAGCCCCGAAAGCCCCATTTACAAAAAGGGTTCCATTCTCTACGGATTGTACCAGGCGATCAACCGCATTCGCGAGGAAGACCTGGTTATTCTGGTGGAAGGCTATTTTGATCTGCTGCAACTGGTAGAGCACGGGCAAACCAATGTGGTGGCAACTTCCGGAACGGCGCTAACCGACTACCAGGCGCGATTAATCGGGCGCTACACGCAAAAGGTATTGCTGCTTTACGACGGCGACGACGCCGGGCGCAAGGCAGCCCTGCGCAACGGCTATATTCTGGAGAAGAACGGTCTTAACGCCTTTATTGCCGCGCTGCCGGCGGACGAAGACCCCGACTCGTTTTTACGCAAAAACGGTCTAAAAGCGCTGGAACCTTATTTGAAATCGCAATTGACCCCGGTGGAATTTGAAATCAATATGTTTTATGAGGAAAACCCCAAACCCTCGTTGCAGGCTAAAAATCAATTTGTCTCGCAATTGCTGGAAAATTTGCTGGAATTGAACGACCCTTTAAAAACCGGACTCTATCTGCCGCTCGTCTCAGACCTTTTGCAGATTAACGAAGACCTGCTGGTTGAACAATTTAAAAAGCTGGAAAGGCAGAGGCGGCGCTGGAAGAAGGCTGAAACCGTTTCGCCAGAAATTCCGACAGAAACCGAAGATCGCGTACACCGCGGCCAATACCTGGCCGAGGCCGGCGTGGTCTATTTGCTGCTCAACGGCGAAGAAAGAGTCAGAAATTTTCTCCTCTCCCAGCTCTCTTATGATCTTTTCGAGAATCCGTCGTTTATTGAAGTGTACGAGGCCATTTTAAACGAACTGGATGAGGTGGGCAAAGTCGATAAAAGCGAGATTCTTTCACAATTTCAGGAGGCGGTCGACGTGCAGGCGGCGCTTTCGGCGCTGGATTTAATGGAGTTTAACGATCCGTTGAAGTTTGCCAGAGATTGTATTTTTCAGCTTAAAAAATGGACGCTGGAAAAACAGGCGCAGGAAATTCAGGAATTAATCCGCAGCGATCATGAATCGCAGGATGCCCTGGCGCATTACACGGTGGAGTTGATGCGTGTGCGCAAAGAATTGAATCGGTTAGTAAAAGATCACCGCGCAGGCAGCGGAGATTTTTAA
- a CDS encoding YggS family pyridoxal phosphate-dependent enzyme, which yields MENLIKDAIARIYERIEAACQRAGRSREEITLVAVSKTMPPEVIKQAYDAGLRVFGENRPQELRDKARLLPEDIQWHFIGHLQTNKIKYVAPRAVLIHSVDSLRLAEALDQFAEKRSLTIPVLLEVNVSGESSKFGFAPEKTPEAFEKIAGLKHLHIKGLMTIGPLSDDRQKIRQAFRQLYNLREDLQKTASGVELPVLSMGMSGDFEIAIEEGSTHIRIGTAIFGARGRQP from the coding sequence ATGGAGAATCTTATTAAAGATGCAATTGCACGGATATACGAGCGAATAGAGGCCGCCTGCCAGCGCGCCGGAAGAAGCCGAGAAGAAATAACGCTGGTGGCGGTAAGCAAAACCATGCCGCCCGAAGTTATTAAGCAGGCCTACGACGCCGGCTTAAGGGTGTTTGGCGAAAACCGCCCGCAGGAGCTAAGAGATAAAGCCCGGCTTTTACCGGAAGATATTCAATGGCATTTTATCGGGCACCTGCAAACCAATAAAATTAAATACGTGGCGCCGCGTGCGGTTTTGATTCATTCGGTCGATTCCCTGCGGCTGGCCGAAGCGCTGGATCAATTCGCCGAAAAGCGGTCGCTGACCATTCCGGTTCTGCTGGAAGTCAACGTCAGCGGCGAAAGCTCCAAATTCGGCTTTGCGCCCGAAAAAACGCCGGAGGCTTTTGAAAAAATTGCAGGCTTAAAACATTTACATATTAAGGGATTGATGACCATTGGCCCGTTAAGCGACGATCGGCAAAAAATTCGCCAGGCCTTTCGTCAACTTTACAATTTGCGAGAAGATTTGCAAAAAACGGCTTCTGGTGTGGAGTTGCCTGTGTTATCCATGGGCATGAGCGGCGATTTTGAAATCGCCATTGAAGAAGGCAGCACGCACATCAGGATCGGAACGGCCATTTTTGGCGCAAGAGGGAGGCAACCTTGA